In a genomic window of Candidatus Competibacteraceae bacterium:
- a CDS encoding YcgN family cysteine cluster protein, with product MDAAPRFWESKPLAELTAAEWEALCDGCGKCCLHKLEDEDTGELFHTNVACKLLDLGTGRCTRYVGRLRWVPDCVQLTPGLARHANWLPPTCAYRLRAEGRPLPVWHPLRTGRADSTRRAGMSVRGWAVSERRARRLEDHIIECLP from the coding sequence ATGGATGCCGCGCCCCGCTTTTGGGAAAGCAAACCGCTTGCCGAACTGACCGCCGCCGAGTGGGAAGCCTTGTGCGACGGCTGCGGCAAGTGCTGCCTGCACAAACTGGAAGACGAAGATACCGGCGAATTGTTTCATACCAATGTCGCCTGCAAGCTGCTCGACCTCGGCACCGGTCGCTGCACCCGCTACGTCGGACGCCTCCGCTGGGTGCCGGACTGCGTGCAACTGACGCCCGGCTTGGCCCGCCACGCGAACTGGCTGCCGCCGACCTGCGCCTACCGGCTGCGGGCGGAAGGTCGGCCGCTACCGGTCTGGCATCCGCTGCGGACCGGCCGAGCGGATTCGACCCGGCGCGCTGGCATGAGCGTGCGCGGCTGGGCCGTGTCGGAGCGGCGGGCGCGGCGGTTGGAAGACCATATCATCGAGTGCCTGCCATGA
- the minC gene encoding septum site-determining protein MinC, translated as MLLRSPVANEIALPFELKGSLFTLTVLRLFQSDPTAIERHLAEKIKQAPSFFNNTPVVIDLEALADSKEGVDFKGLYELLRGRGMIPVGIRNGSPKQHAAARRAGLPVLPESRAAGGVKKLEPPEPPPVLARARVIAHSVRSGQEVYAADGDLIVLGAVSAGADVMADGNIHVYGPLRGRALAGVKGDVDTWIFCQLLEAQLVSIAGRYEVYEQLGASERGKAVQIHLREERLIIEPLTR; from the coding sequence ATGCTACTGCGCTCTCCTGTCGCAAACGAAATTGCTCTGCCCTTCGAACTCAAGGGCAGTTTATTCACCTTGACGGTCCTGCGGCTTTTTCAGTCGGACCCGACAGCGATCGAGCGGCATCTGGCGGAAAAAATCAAGCAAGCGCCCAGTTTCTTCAACAACACGCCGGTGGTGATCGATTTGGAAGCGCTGGCGGATTCCAAGGAAGGCGTGGATTTCAAGGGGCTCTACGAACTGCTGCGGGGTCGCGGCATGATACCGGTGGGCATCCGCAACGGCAGCCCGAAGCAGCACGCGGCGGCCCGCCGGGCGGGGTTGCCGGTATTGCCCGAGAGCCGCGCCGCCGGCGGGGTCAAGAAGCTCGAACCGCCCGAACCGCCGCCGGTGCTGGCGCGCGCGCGGGTGATCGCGCATTCCGTTCGCTCGGGCCAGGAAGTGTATGCCGCGGACGGCGATTTGATCGTGCTGGGCGCGGTCAGCGCCGGCGCCGATGTCATGGCGGACGGCAACATCCATGTTTATGGCCCTTTGCGCGGTCGCGCCTTGGCGGGCGTCAAGGGCGATGTGGACACCTGGATTTTCTGCCAGCTTCTCGAAGCTCAATTGGTTTCGATCGCCGGGCGCTATGAGGTTTACGAGCAACTGGGTGCGTCCGAACGGGGTAAAGCAGTACAGATTCATTTAAGGGAAGAACGCTTGATCATCGAACCGTTGACTCGCTGA
- a CDS encoding peptidylprolyl isomerase produces the protein MKAAHGRVVSLHYTLTDDEGLLLDSSRGHEPFVYLHGYGNIIRGLEAALEGCEAGFLSTVKVAPADGYGAFNPEAVFEVPRGQFPPEEDIQVGMEVRGENEHGLMAFRVVAVNDQGVVLDANHPMAGKNLNFDVEVLGVRDATAQELSHGHVHAHGHDH, from the coding sequence ATGAAAGCAGCTCACGGCAGGGTGGTGTCTCTGCACTATACCCTCACCGACGACGAGGGCCTGCTGCTCGATTCCAGTCGGGGACACGAACCGTTTGTTTACCTGCATGGCTACGGCAACATCATTCGGGGCCTGGAGGCCGCGTTGGAGGGGTGCGAGGCCGGCTTTCTGTCGACGGTCAAGGTCGCGCCCGCCGATGGCTATGGCGCTTTCAACCCCGAGGCGGTGTTCGAAGTGCCGCGCGGGCAATTTCCGCCCGAGGAAGACATTCAGGTCGGAATGGAGGTTCGAGGCGAGAACGAGCATGGCCTGATGGCGTTCAGGGTCGTGGCGGTCAACGATCAGGGCGTGGTTTTGGACGCCAATCACCCGATGGCCGGCAAGAATCTAAATTTCGATGTCGAGGTGTTGGGCGTGCGCGATGCGACGGCGCAGGAATTGTCCCACGGCCACGTGCACGCGCACGGTCACGATCATTGA
- the minD gene encoding septum site-determining protein MinD translates to MATVIVVTSGKGGVGKTTTSASFATGLAMRGYRTVVIDFDVGLRNLDLIMGCERRVVYDFINVINNEANLNQALIRDKRVENLYILPASQTRDKEALTKEGVEKILNELRQGFEYIVCDSPAGIERGALMALYYADEALVVTNPEVSSVRDSDRILGILASRSRRAEQGDEPVKEHLVLARYAPDRAHRGDMLSIQDVLEILGIPLLGVIPESPAVLQSSNAGVPVILEDGSDAGAAYADLVDRFLGKELPHRFIDIPKKGFLKRLFGGG, encoded by the coding sequence TTGGCAACCGTCATCGTCGTGACCTCCGGCAAGGGAGGCGTGGGCAAGACCACGACCAGCGCCAGTTTCGCCACCGGTTTGGCCATGCGCGGCTACCGGACCGTGGTGATCGATTTCGATGTAGGATTGCGCAACCTTGACCTGATCATGGGTTGCGAGCGCCGGGTCGTGTATGACTTCATCAACGTCATCAACAACGAGGCCAATCTGAATCAGGCGCTGATTCGGGACAAACGCGTCGAAAATCTTTACATCCTGCCCGCCTCGCAGACCCGAGACAAAGAAGCCTTGACCAAGGAAGGGGTCGAAAAAATCCTCAACGAGCTCCGCCAAGGGTTCGAATACATCGTCTGCGATTCGCCGGCCGGGATCGAGCGGGGCGCTCTGATGGCGTTGTATTACGCCGACGAAGCCCTGGTGGTGACCAACCCGGAAGTCTCCTCGGTGCGCGACTCCGACCGGATTCTCGGAATTCTGGCCAGCCGCTCGCGGCGGGCCGAGCAGGGCGACGAGCCGGTCAAGGAGCATCTGGTGCTGGCGCGCTATGCGCCCGACCGCGCCCATCGCGGTGACATGCTGAGCATTCAGGACGTGTTGGAAATTCTGGGCATTCCCCTGTTGGGGGTGATTCCCGAATCGCCGGCGGTCTTGCAGTCCTCCAATGCGGGCGTTCCCGTCATTTTGGAAGACGGCAGCGACGCGGGCGCCGCGTATGCCGATTTGGTCGACCGGTTTTTGGGCAAGGAATTGCCGCACCGGTTCATCGACATTCCGAAGAAGGGGTTTTTGAAGCGCCTGTTTGGCGGAGGCTAA
- a CDS encoding class I SAM-dependent rRNA methyltransferase — MSTAFASPVDFAPLRLRKDEDRRLRAGHLWVYSNEIDVTATPLRDFQPGQPITIQASNGKALGTGYINPHALLCARLVSRDLEHPLGPSLLVHRLNVALGLRERLYEKPFYRLVYSEGDGLPGLIVDRYGDLCVAQLTTAGMERLKDDILAALQKVLKPTAVLWRNDSRMREMEGLERTVTDAAGEVPDMVTVEEDGLRFQIAPRTGQKTGWFYDQRDNRARLDRYVAGRRVLDVFSYVGAWGIRAAARGAREVVCVDSSAAALELAATNAALNGVGDRVQTRQGDAFEVLKQLREARERFDVVIVDPPAFIKRRKDFKEGALAYRRLNEMAMQVLERDGLLVSCSCSQLLSRDILVQTLLQGARHLDRNLVILEHGRQGPDHPVPPAIPETDYLKMIVARVLPA; from the coding sequence ATGTCTACTGCTTTTGCGTCTCCCGTTGATTTCGCCCCGCTGCGCCTGCGCAAGGATGAAGACCGCCGCCTGCGCGCTGGCCACCTCTGGGTCTACAGCAACGAAATCGATGTCACCGCCACCCCGCTGCGCGATTTCCAGCCCGGCCAGCCGATAACGATTCAGGCCAGCAACGGCAAGGCGCTCGGCACCGGCTACATCAACCCGCACGCGCTGTTGTGCGCCCGGCTGGTCAGCCGCGATCTAGAACATCCGCTCGGCCCGTCGCTGCTGGTCCATCGCCTCAACGTCGCGCTCGGCCTGCGCGAGCGGCTTTACGAAAAACCGTTCTATCGGCTGGTCTACAGCGAAGGCGACGGCCTGCCGGGCTTGATCGTGGACCGCTACGGCGATTTGTGCGTGGCGCAACTGACCACCGCCGGCATGGAGCGGCTGAAGGACGACATCCTTGCCGCCCTGCAAAAAGTGCTCAAGCCTACAGCGGTGCTCTGGCGTAACGACAGCCGGATGCGGGAAATGGAAGGCTTGGAGCGCACTGTCACCGACGCGGCGGGCGAAGTGCCAGATATGGTGACGGTCGAGGAAGACGGGCTGCGCTTTCAAATCGCGCCGCGCACCGGCCAGAAAACCGGCTGGTTTTACGATCAGCGCGACAATCGCGCCCGGCTGGATCGTTACGTCGCCGGCCGGCGGGTGCTGGATGTGTTCAGCTACGTCGGCGCGTGGGGGATTCGCGCGGCGGCGCGCGGCGCGCGCGAGGTGGTGTGCGTCGATTCCTCCGCCGCCGCGCTGGAGCTGGCGGCGACCAACGCCGCGCTGAACGGCGTCGGCGACCGGGTGCAAACTCGCCAAGGCGACGCCTTCGAAGTCCTCAAACAGTTACGCGAAGCCCGCGAGCGTTTCGATGTCGTGATCGTCGATCCGCCCGCCTTCATCAAACGCCGCAAGGACTTCAAGGAAGGCGCGCTGGCCTACCGGCGGCTCAACGAAATGGCCATGCAAGTGCTGGAGCGCGACGGATTGCTGGTCTCTTGCTCCTGCTCGCAATTATTGTCCCGCGATATCCTGGTGCAAACCCTGCTGCAAGGGGCGCGACATCTCGACCGCAATCTGGTGATTCTGGAGCACGGCCGCCAAGGCCCGGATCATCCGGTACCACCAGCCATTCCCGAAACCGACTATCTTAAGATGATCGTCGCACGGGTTTTGCCCGCTTGA
- a CDS encoding ATP-binding protein, whose protein sequence is MPKMRASFQGLVRLLAKSLYPEPDVFVRELLQNAHDSIQLRRIDRPEPAGEIRIDADERTRQLRFSDNGTGMDRQDIEDFLSVVGSTGTGSRTRELAARDVAVATIGQFGIGLLSAFVVAERIEVQTRKAGAAHAWRWINHGGEDYELEALPADSRALGTQVNVTLTPDRSAFLDGRLLQQTVRRYADFLPYPILLNGFGPINAVNAPWHEPDWRDPVERERLLTAFLSQRYADSPLLVVPIELARPKASGGLYVPARYAPAGGLSGAVDLFQARMCIRANDGELLPEWARFARGVVDCPDLQATAARDNVLRDKTYDALREALGETLVSALLDLAARDRPRFLQLCDWQHDAIKGMAARHLQFGAAVLEHLPFETNQGQLTLPDYLNRQPPSDGKRPLYFFTHAADANQFYALCQARGLLAINAGRSFDETLLRRYADQHAETVTLKALDRLDDPSFYQRLNAEEQTLYGRLERAVDRALAEQEVQVKTQVRRFQPADLSAILLSGQRVSAFDEMEKALEKPFLLDGLAELAGEVRDRLRRQPLDLFLNANHPLIQALREMTDPDAPHHRPILTGLYYGALLNAQHRLTPAVARRFHADLQALLGDYLALQIRRNA, encoded by the coding sequence ATGCCCAAAATGCGCGCCAGTTTTCAAGGACTGGTCCGACTGCTGGCCAAAAGCCTGTACCCGGAACCGGACGTGTTCGTCCGCGAGCTGTTGCAAAACGCCCACGACAGCATTCAACTGCGGCGAATCGACCGCCCGGAGCCGGCCGGCGAAATCCGCATCGACGCGGACGAACGGACCCGCCAATTGCGCTTCAGCGACAACGGCACCGGCATGGACCGACAGGACATCGAGGATTTTTTAAGCGTCGTTGGCAGCACCGGAACCGGCAGCCGCACCCGCGAACTGGCCGCGCGCGACGTGGCGGTGGCCACCATCGGCCAATTCGGCATCGGCCTGCTGTCGGCGTTTGTGGTGGCGGAACGGATCGAGGTTCAGACTCGCAAGGCGGGCGCGGCCCACGCCTGGCGCTGGATCAACCACGGCGGCGAGGATTACGAACTGGAAGCCCTGCCGGCGGACAGCCGAGCGCTCGGAACCCAGGTCAACGTCACGCTAACTCCGGATCGGAGCGCGTTTCTCGACGGTCGCCTGCTCCAACAAACCGTCCGCCGTTACGCCGATTTTCTCCCCTACCCGATCCTGCTTAACGGCTTTGGACCGATCAACGCCGTCAACGCGCCTTGGCACGAACCGGACTGGCGCGATCCCGTCGAGCGGGAGCGATTGCTGACCGCTTTCCTCAGCCAGCGCTACGCCGATTCGCCGCTGTTAGTCGTTCCAATCGAGTTGGCGCGACCGAAAGCGTCGGGCGGCCTGTACGTCCCCGCCCGTTACGCACCGGCCGGCGGATTGAGCGGGGCCGTCGATTTATTTCAGGCGCGTATGTGCATCCGTGCGAACGATGGCGAGTTGTTGCCCGAATGGGCGCGGTTCGCGCGCGGCGTGGTGGATTGTCCGGACCTTCAAGCGACCGCCGCCCGCGATAACGTATTACGGGATAAAACCTACGATGCCCTGCGCGAAGCCTTGGGCGAAACTCTCGTCTCGGCCTTGCTCGATCTAGCCGCCCGCGACCGACCGCGCTTCCTGCAACTGTGCGACTGGCAGCACGACGCGATCAAGGGCATGGCCGCCCGCCATTTGCAATTCGGCGCGGCGGTGCTGGAGCATTTGCCCTTCGAAACGAATCAGGGCCAGTTGACCTTACCCGATTATCTCAACCGTCAACCGCCCAGCGATGGTAAGCGACCGCTGTATTTCTTTACCCATGCAGCCGACGCCAACCAGTTTTATGCACTCTGTCAAGCGCGTGGCCTGCTGGCGATCAACGCCGGCCGCTCCTTCGACGAAACGTTGCTGCGCCGTTACGCCGATCAACACGCCGAAACCGTGACGCTCAAGGCGCTGGATCGTTTGGACGATCCATCGTTCTATCAACGCCTGAACGCCGAGGAACAAACCCTTTATGGACGATTGGAACGAGCGGTGGATCGGGCGCTGGCGGAGCAAGAGGTGCAGGTCAAGACCCAAGTCCGCCGCTTTCAACCGGCCGATTTGAGCGCGATTTTGCTATCTGGCCAGCGGGTTTCAGCATTCGACGAGATGGAAAAGGCGCTGGAAAAGCCGTTTCTGTTGGACGGACTGGCGGAACTGGCCGGCGAGGTGCGCGACCGGCTGCGCCGGCAACCGTTGGATTTATTTCTGAACGCCAATCATCCGCTGATCCAAGCCTTGCGAGAAATGACCGATCCGGATGCACCCCACCACCGGCCGATCCTCACCGGCTTGTATTACGGCGCGCTGCTCAACGCCCAACACCGGCTGACGCCCGCCGTCGCCCGCCGGTTCCACGCTGACTTGCAAGCGCTCCTCGGCGATTATCTGGCGCTTCAAATTCGACGAAACGCCTGA
- the minE gene encoding cell division topological specificity factor MinE, with product MGLLDYFRTPPNKSAALAKERLQIIVAHERGSSRRGSPDYLPALKKELLEVVRKYVPIDQSQVKVHLDREGGYEVLELNITLPDEDQRPSSPR from the coding sequence ATGGGCCTGTTAGATTATTTTCGGACGCCTCCCAACAAGTCGGCCGCGTTGGCCAAGGAGCGGTTGCAGATCATCGTGGCGCACGAGCGGGGCAGCAGCCGGCGCGGCAGCCCCGATTATCTGCCGGCGCTCAAAAAGGAACTGCTGGAGGTGGTGCGCAAATATGTGCCGATCGATCAAAGCCAGGTCAAGGTGCATCTGGATCGCGAAGGTGGCTACGAGGTTTTGGAGTTGAATATCACGCTGCCCGATGAGGACCAGCGCCCTAGTTCGCCGCGCTAG
- a CDS encoding CBS domain-containing protein, with product MLRLKEILTNKGGRPVTVPEASTVGSAIRLMNEHRVGSVMVQGANGEPIGILTERDVVRLYAQGESDFETMLVKDWMTTDMTTGQPDDSVSEVLAIMTVKRFRHLPVVEETRMVGVVSIGDLVKAQLEEIAFEARVLREYISS from the coding sequence ATGTTGCGCTTGAAGGAAATCTTGACGAACAAAGGCGGCCGGCCGGTGACCGTACCGGAAGCCAGTACCGTGGGCTCCGCGATACGGCTCATGAACGAACATCGCGTCGGCTCGGTGATGGTACAAGGTGCGAACGGCGAACCGATCGGCATTCTGACCGAACGCGATGTGGTGCGGCTCTACGCCCAGGGCGAAAGCGACTTCGAAACCATGCTGGTCAAGGATTGGATGACCACCGACATGACCACCGGTCAGCCGGACGATTCCGTCAGCGAAGTGCTGGCCATCATGACCGTCAAGCGGTTTCGGCATCTGCCGGTGGTGGAAGAAACCCGGATGGTGGGCGTGGTCTCCATCGGCGATCTGGTCAAGGCGCAATTGGAAGAAATCGCCTTCGAAGCCAGGGTGCTGCGCGAATACATTTCGTCTTGA
- a CDS encoding class II glutamine amidotransferase: MCELLGMSANVPTDICFSFTGLMQRGGKTGPHRDGWGIAFYEGRGCRTFHDPNPSAESEIARLVQRYAIKSLIVVSHIRRANRGRICLENTHPFSRELWGRNWVFAHNGQLRGVKRLPLDHYRPIGTTDSEHAFCWLLGRIRDRFPKPPRRPAELWRCIQQLTEALNSRGVFNFLLSDSGHLYAHCGTQLSWLTRRAPFGQARLMDADMLVDFQAETTPDDVVTVIATRPLTDNEAWTVMRPGALAVFNAGERVAEFGV; encoded by the coding sequence ATGTGCGAACTGCTCGGGATGAGCGCCAACGTGCCGACCGATATTTGCTTCAGCTTCACCGGTCTGATGCAGCGCGGCGGCAAAACGGGGCCGCACCGGGATGGTTGGGGCATCGCCTTTTACGAAGGACGCGGCTGCCGGACCTTTCACGATCCCAACCCCAGCGCCGAATCGGAAATCGCCCGGCTGGTGCAGCGCTACGCCATCAAGAGCCTGATCGTCGTCAGCCACATCCGCCGCGCCAACCGAGGGCGGATTTGCCTGGAAAACACCCATCCGTTCAGCCGCGAGCTGTGGGGGCGGAATTGGGTGTTCGCCCACAACGGCCAATTGCGCGGGGTGAAACGGCTGCCGCTCGACCATTATCGGCCCATCGGCACCACCGACAGCGAGCACGCCTTCTGCTGGCTGCTGGGCCGCATCCGCGACCGCTTTCCCAAGCCGCCGCGCCGTCCCGCCGAACTGTGGCGCTGCATCCAGCAATTGACGGAAGCATTAAACTCGCGCGGCGTCTTCAATTTCTTGTTGAGCGACTCCGGCCATCTCTACGCCCATTGCGGCACCCAACTGTCTTGGCTGACCCGTCGCGCGCCATTCGGTCAAGCTCGCTTGATGGACGCCGACATGCTGGTGGATTTTCAGGCCGAAACCACACCCGATGATGTTGTCACCGTGATCGCAACCCGGCCGCTGACCGACAACGAAGCCTGGACGGTGATGCGGCCCGGCGCCTTGGCGGTGTTCAACGCCGGCGAGCGGGTGGCGGAGTTCGGCGTTTAA
- the ispA gene encoding (2E,6E)-farnesyl diphosphate synthase, whose translation MVEAIIKNYQARAERTLDARLPGADLHPGALHRAMRYAVLGGGKRIRPLLVYSAGAAVGAALESLDGPACAVEFIHAYSLIHDDLPAMDDDDLRHGRPSCHKACGEALAILAGDALQALAFQVLCQDGGMIQAPTIRLRMVGVLAHAAGSRGMAGGQAIDLAATGQELTLAELENMHIHKTGALIRASVLLGALSQTEVEPRLLEQLDHYAKCIGLAFQIRDDILDVIGDTATLGKAAGADRAHDKLTYPSLLGLDGSRDHARALHQDALASLEAFGSEAEPLRWIAHYIVERAY comes from the coding sequence ATGGTCGAAGCCATCATCAAGAACTATCAGGCCCGCGCCGAACGGACGCTCGACGCCCGACTGCCGGGCGCCGACTTGCATCCTGGCGCGTTGCATCGGGCCATGCGCTACGCCGTGTTGGGCGGCGGCAAGCGCATCCGCCCGCTGCTGGTCTACTCGGCCGGCGCGGCGGTCGGGGCGGCCTTGGAATCCCTGGACGGCCCCGCCTGCGCCGTGGAGTTCATTCACGCCTATTCCCTGATCCATGACGACCTGCCGGCCATGGACGACGACGATCTGCGCCACGGTCGGCCGAGCTGCCATAAGGCCTGCGGCGAGGCGCTGGCGATCCTGGCCGGCGATGCCTTGCAAGCGCTGGCCTTCCAGGTGCTTTGCCAGGATGGCGGCATGATCCAGGCCCCCACCATCCGCTTGCGGATGGTGGGGGTGCTGGCGCACGCGGCCGGCTCGCGCGGCATGGCGGGCGGTCAGGCCATCGATCTGGCGGCGACCGGCCAGGAACTGACCTTGGCTGAATTGGAGAACATGCACATTCACAAAACCGGCGCGCTGATCCGCGCCAGCGTATTGCTGGGAGCGCTCAGTCAAACAGAGGTCGAGCCGCGCTTGCTGGAACAGCTCGATCATTATGCCAAGTGCATCGGCTTGGCTTTTCAGATCCGCGATGACATTCTCGACGTGATCGGCGATACGGCCACGCTCGGCAAGGCCGCCGGCGCGGATCGGGCGCACGACAAGCTGACGTATCCTTCGCTGTTGGGCTTGGACGGTTCCCGCGACCACGCGCGCGCGCTGCATCAGGACGCGCTGGCTAGTTTGGAGGCGTTCGGAAGCGAGGCCGAACCGTTGCGTTGGATCGCCCATTACATCGTCGAGCGAGCTTACTGA
- a CDS encoding C40 family peptidase, producing the protein MHVPFPVARVLALSSLLVGLLWLSGCASSSHPSATASSRGDHAGARQRILASAERLIGTPYRLGGESPDGVDCSGLVQFAYSRAGVRVPRTAAQQFEGGRPQPKVLPGDLLFFRTDGTGAVSHVGIYAGKGQMIHASSSSGQVRKVSLNQRYWRQHMVGGATYLGGTAAPALGRWPADRIPSS; encoded by the coding sequence ATGCACGTCCCTTTTCCTGTTGCCAGGGTATTGGCCCTGTCTTCGCTGCTGGTCGGACTGCTGTGGCTAAGCGGCTGTGCCAGCTCTTCACACCCGAGCGCGACCGCAAGCTCGCGCGGCGATCATGCCGGCGCCCGCCAGCGCATCCTGGCGTCCGCCGAACGGCTGATCGGTACCCCGTACCGGCTGGGCGGCGAGTCGCCCGACGGTGTGGATTGCAGCGGCTTGGTGCAATTTGCGTATTCGCGGGCTGGCGTCCGCGTGCCGCGCACGGCGGCCCAACAGTTCGAAGGCGGCCGGCCTCAGCCCAAGGTCTTGCCGGGTGATTTGCTGTTTTTCCGCACCGACGGTACCGGCGCGGTTTCTCATGTCGGAATTTACGCCGGCAAAGGTCAAATGATTCACGCCTCCTCCAGCAGCGGTCAGGTCCGCAAAGTCAGCCTCAATCAGCGGTACTGGCGACAACACATGGTCGGAGGCGCTACCTACCTGGGCGGGACGGCCGCCCCGGCGCTCGGGCGCTGGCCGGCGGATCGCATCCCCTCCAGTTAA
- a CDS encoding MBL fold metallo-hydrolase: MKVRCITLGAFQVNAYLLEDPATGHCAVVDTGEGPALAEVLVKMDPRPDLRAILLTHAHFDHAGGLADVQRQFPEAVTYLPTLERELFEMLPRQGSLLFGMPEFDRPCGRIDRYVEDGGTVEVGEWRFKFLSTPGHTPGQGCYYDDKYVFSGDTLFAGSIGRTDFPLSDPDLMWASLRRLLELPGHLIVCSGHGPATTLDEELRGNPFLDYLRRERGLPSFSFDMAPGPRWG; encoded by the coding sequence ATGAAAGTCCGCTGTATCACCCTGGGCGCGTTCCAGGTCAACGCCTATCTGCTCGAAGATCCCGCCACCGGCCATTGCGCCGTGGTGGACACCGGCGAGGGGCCGGCCTTGGCGGAGGTGCTCGTCAAAATGGACCCGCGTCCAGACCTGCGGGCGATCTTGCTGACTCACGCCCATTTCGATCACGCGGGGGGTCTGGCGGACGTGCAGCGGCAATTTCCCGAAGCGGTCACGTATTTACCAACGCTGGAGCGGGAGCTGTTTGAGATGCTGCCCCGACAGGGCTCGTTGCTGTTCGGGATGCCGGAATTCGACCGTCCGTGCGGGCGGATCGATCGCTACGTCGAGGACGGCGGCACTGTCGAAGTGGGCGAATGGCGCTTCAAGTTTCTGTCCACGCCCGGTCATACGCCCGGCCAGGGCTGTTATTACGACGACAAATACGTCTTTTCGGGAGACACGCTGTTCGCCGGCAGCATCGGCCGCACCGATTTTCCGCTCAGCGATCCCGATCTGATGTGGGCGAGCCTGCGGCGGTTGCTGGAATTGCCCGGCCATCTGATCGTGTGTAGCGGCCACGGTCCCGCGACCACGCTGGACGAAGAACTGCGCGGCAATCCGTTCCTGGATTACCTGCGCCGCGAGCGCGGCCTGCCCAGCTTCAGCTTCGACATGGCGCCCGGTCCGCGCTGGGGCTGA
- a CDS encoding RNA-binding protein: MTDDETGEGAVRHAAAASAESRVRLDKWLWAARFFKTRTLAAEAVAGGKVHVGGQRSKPAHAVRIGDMLRIQRGPDEYLITVKALSDRRGPARAAILLYEESAESRLRRERLGEQRRLHSLAFPQPSTRPTKQDRRRIVRFTRQDEPDA, encoded by the coding sequence ATGACCGATGATGAGACCGGAGAGGGCGCTGTCCGGCACGCCGCTGCCGCCAGCGCGGAAAGCCGGGTCCGACTCGATAAATGGCTTTGGGCCGCGCGGTTTTTCAAGACGCGAACCCTGGCGGCCGAGGCGGTCGCCGGCGGCAAGGTCCATGTCGGCGGCCAGCGCAGCAAACCGGCGCACGCGGTCCGAATCGGCGACATGCTGCGCATCCAGCGCGGGCCAGATGAATACCTCATCACGGTAAAGGCCCTGAGCGACCGGCGCGGCCCCGCCCGAGCAGCCATCCTGCTTTACGAGGAAAGCGCCGAAAGCCGGCTGCGGCGCGAGCGGCTCGGCGAACAGCGCCGCCTGCATTCGCTTGCCTTCCCGCAGCCGTCCACCCGTCCCACCAAGCAGGACCGGCGTCGCATCGTGCGTTTCACCCGCCAGGATGAGCCGGACGCCTAG
- a CDS encoding exodeoxyribonuclease VII small subunit yields the protein MTVKKQSPIPFEAALLELEALVGQLEQGELSLEEALQRFERGVGLVRTCQNALQVAERTVSRLTERDGVVEIVPFDETAG from the coding sequence ATGACGGTCAAGAAGCAATCCCCTATTCCTTTCGAAGCGGCTTTGCTGGAATTAGAGGCGCTGGTCGGGCAACTCGAACAGGGCGAATTGAGCCTGGAAGAAGCGCTGCAACGCTTCGAACGGGGTGTGGGTTTGGTGCGAACCTGTCAAAACGCCCTGCAAGTGGCGGAGCGAACGGTATCCCGTCTGACCGAGCGGGACGGCGTGGTGGAAATTGTGCCGTTCGACGAAACGGCTGGTTGA